The genomic interval CATCCCGCTGTGCTAGGGCGCGTCGCGTTCCTCGCCTCGGCCTCCTGCCCGTCCAGATTAGGCCCTCAGCTCCCGTCTGCGGCTGTTTCAGAAGCGGCGCAGGGGAGGCCAAGCAGCTACCCTCGCAGGCCAGGCGGGCACTGTCTTGCCGCAGCGCTGGCATCCATCTGGGGGAAGCCTGGGCTCCTCTGGAAGGCCGAGCCCCCAGCTCTGGGGCACATCTTTGCGGTGGGCTGTTCTTCCAGTCCTGGGTCTGTGTGAAGCAGCAAGTCAACTTTCAGCCCCCCGTGGCGCAGCCCCCACAGCCAGGGGAGAGGTGGGCACAAGGCCCACGCTCCTCGCCTGATGCTCCGGCCTGTgtcttccccctgccccccactgcGCCCCTACAGGCTGGCCGACCCTGGCAGGGGCCAAGGGCTCGGGAGAACTTTGTGGGGAAGCGAGCAAACTCGCAGGCCTGCGTTCCAGCCCCTCCTGGCCCTCCTGTCTCTCGTcacttctgttctctgtttccaCGGGCGGGTCACACTCACCTTCATCTCCAGGCCTGTCTGTCTACTGCGCAGCTGAGTGCCAAACTGGGAGGTGCCTCAGCCCTTCTCACGTGCTGGGCGCAGGGCCCCCCAGTCCAGGACAGGCCTGCAGTGCGGGGGTCGGGACAGCAAGCAGGGTCCCCGGACCCCACCCGCCAAGTGTCCCAGCACCTGTGACCCCAGGCCCCAAGCCCTGCGTGGCCTCCCGCTGGCGGTGTAGAGCTCTAGGGAATGCGTGAAGCCACAGGGTGTCCCCGAACACCACTCCTAGACTGTCTTAGGTGACCGCAGTAGACGCCGGTCCTATGGGGTCAGCACTGTCCCGTCACGGTCAGGCCTGGCTCCTGGACTGGAGAAGCAGCTGGCTGAGGCTGGGCTTCTGCGGGCATGAGGGTGGCACCACCCAGCAGAGGCCTGTGGCAGCGCAGGCTCGGGCTCCATGAGCAACAACTGAGAAGCAGGGCCAAAGCAGAAAAGCCTCCCGCGGGCCGAGCCCCCGAGACCCCGCCCGCGTGGGCAAGGCAGCAGGGCCCTACCTGCTTGGCCAGGCCCTGGTCACGCGTGGACCCCCGGCCCATGTCCTCCGCACTCAGTAGGGAGATGCTGCTCAGGCACCTGAATGCCCACTGCTCGGGAGACCAGCGCCGCCTCCAGTGCCACCCTGCACACCCCCATCCCGACCCCAGGAAGCCGGGACCCCCTTCCAACAAGTCAGGCATACAAGCGACCCTTctgctttctgttcttttccagAAACCAGTAACAACTCACCCAATATCCCGCATTTTAGCACCCAAAACAAAGAGTAAAAAGGTTTAAATGTCTCATTTTCTAAGTGTAATAGCTTGCGACTAGGGGGAAGGGGCTGGTGAGCTGGTTTGACCACCGAACAGCAAGAATGAGGCCTTGCAGCGGAAGTACTGCCCCAGGTACCACTTCCTAGAGCCAAACAAGGGGGCCGAGGGGCCACAAGACCGTGGGGACCCTGGCCAAGACGCAGCCCCAGGCCGGGGGGACGCAGCACACCGGCCTTGCTGGGGGGccctccctgccctgcagccCCGACCCAGAGGCTCCTGGGCGGGACCCATGCGGCCCGTGAGTGGACGGGACCCCTGGAGTGCCTGCTGGCAGCACAGAGCTGCGCCAGCCCTGACCCAGCCTTCCATGCTGCCTGCATGCCGTCACGGCTGTTGTACCCCGGGGACATGTGTGTAAATGTACAGAAATAAAGACGTTGCCCCATTAACAAACCTCCTCTGGAATGTCTTCCCTACCTCATCAGATGGGATCCCCGGCAGGGCGTTTCACGACCACCGGCTACAAAGAATAAACTCTGTTGGTTCAGGTCTCCCTGAGTCCCTGCCTCAGCGCCCGTGTGACCCcagcccccgccctgccccaggACGGGGGCTCCTGGCCGGCAGGTCCTCGTCCTCTGGGCGGGCGGAGGCGGGGCGGGGTGACCGCCCACCGCATGCTGAGTGCCACCCTCAAACCCCCGAGGAGGGGGCGGCAGGTTTCCGAGCTCGCCCCTCTCGTGTGGACGTCCTGCTGACCTCACCCGGGGCCTGGAGCCTCCCAAAGAGGGAACAATTCTCACACTGTGACTGTCAGGGAAGACTGAGCACCCAGAGCTCTCTTTaatgtagtgttttttttttaacaagaaagcaatatttctttaataaagtaTTTATACCAAACTCTCCTCTCCATAGCCCTGATTTTGTTACCTACTCCGCCCAGAGAGGTGCCCACCGTACCTCCAAGCCGTGACCGGCCGGGGCTCGCAGGTTAGTGGCTTAGCCCAGGACCCGGTCCCTGGAAGGGCCTTTCATCCCGGCTGTCCCAGCTCCGCTGCAGGCAACGGCCCGACACGACACCTGCCACCACGTGAAACGTGCTCCGGGTCCCGAACCACCGCCTCCCGGGACAAAAGGGGCCCACGTGGACCCCAAGCGTCAGAGAGTCCTGTGCCGGCCTTGGCTGTGCTGAGAAGCACATGGGGCGCTCTCCAGCCCCACAAAGCGGGGGCCTCCCGAGTCTGGGGAGGAAGCTGTAAAAACTCCCCAGGGACGCGACTGGAAGCCAAGTGAGGAACCACCGACCCAGGAACGCTGGCTTCCGGAGAGCAGCACATGTCCCAGAGAGACAGATGCCACCGCGAGCGGCAGGAGAGCCCGAGGATTAAGACGCGGGCCGGAGGGGACGTGGGCAGGAGGGGCCCAGGCCGTGGAGGAGAGAGCAGACAGGAGGAAAGACGGGCTGGCGGAAGCACGGggagggactgatgctgggaTCTGTTCAGCAAAGCAGGTAAACCGGGACCCAGGTCCTAGGGACCCTGGCACCCAGGGTTTGCAGAGCATTTCTGGTGATAACCCAGCCCGGTGAGAAGGTTCCCACCTACCAGGTGAGGGGACAGGGCCCAGCGGAGCGAGACCCTGGGGATGCAGCCGGCAGGACGGCCTGACAGTCGTGGCCCGCGCCCTCTCTGGGACCCGGCGGCCCCCCATCCTCACACGTCCTGCGGGAGCCCTCCTCCCGGGACCCTCAGGTGCAGCCCTGGGACTCCACCCTGGCGACAGGAGGGAGGAGACCGGCCCTTTACAGACAGACAGGACACGTGGACCTGCTGCAGCAGCGGATCTGGCCGTTTATTCAAGCGTCCCGTGCCCGAGTCTCCGGCTAGAACTTCTCCGGAAAGGCCTGCATTTCCTCCTTGATCCGGCTTTCTACCAGCAACTCAAAGCTGCTGCTGGTGTTTGGAAGGTTATAGCTGACGAAGACTTGCTTGCTGGTCTTCCTGGCTGTAAGAGAGAGACCACAGGGACACGTGACCCCACGCCTGCCCACAGTGGAGAAAGGCCTGGGAAAGGCAGGCTTTTCGAGAGCAAAGAAAGCTCTGATTCTGACGACATCACAGGCAACTGCTGCAAAAGAGACCAGTTGCCAGAGCCGCCCCTCACCCGGAAGAGCAGTTCTGAGCCACGGCACCAGGACCCGGTGAGGTGCACCCCCAGAACCCCCGAGTCTGTTCACAGACCCCGCTGTCTGCGACCCCCTGCGCTACACATAGGGCTGGCTGGTTGCTCTGCTTCTTCAACCACAGATGATGTCCacagatttaaaatattaaggtCCTCCAGTACCaccctctccccaaccccaccaCCCTCCTCCCAGAGGAGATGACACTCCTACATGAACATATGTGCAGGCGCACACACACGGGTGTGGTTTTCAACTGGACGCTGAATACACGTCTGAGCCCCTTTCTACAGAACCACCCAGGGCAGGTGGGAGCGGCTCCAACCGTGAAAACCAAGCTCAGCTGTACCCCCAGGTCCTGAGGACTAAGCAGGCGGTACCAGCCTTCTCACCCGGTCGCACCCCAAGGGGGCAGGGGCAAAGGGCTCCTCCCTGCAGGCCACAGAGACAGGTGAGTCCCACCGTCAGAGACAAACAGTGGGCGGAGGGGGAAGCTGGGCCCTTCCATCACAGCGGCTCCACGTTCAGTGGCAGAAAGTTCCTGTCCCCAGGGGCCGCTGACTCCCATCCCTTCACGAGCCAAGACCCAAGCCCACCTGCATCGTCCGCCCAGCagcccctctgccctccagggCTGCATGGAGCAAGGGGTCCCCGTCCACGGGAAGCCCCCAGGGCCCCCAGGTCACTCATCTCTCCCACATGAGACAGTCTCGGGACACCAGTCTCTTCAGCACTGTCCAGACGGCCAACAACGGTTAATAACACCTTCCGCTGCGGGGTCCTGACCCCAGCTCCAGAGGACGACGGAGCAGGGCGTCACAGGCCGGCCGGCCGCGACCTCAGCAGGCACGTCACCCGCCCCGGGGGGCGCTGGCATCTCACCACGCGCGCCCGACCCTGCTGGGCGGTGGGCTGGCATCTCACCACGCATGCCTGTCCCTGCTGGGCACTGGCCAACGGCTGCCAGGCTTGTGGATATCAGTAGGTAGGAGCCCCCATCACATCTGACTTAAGTTACAGGGAATGTCTGTATTCAGTTTCAGATCACGCTGTTTGTAAACTAATATAAACCACGTGAAAGAaaaatgctaatttaaaaaaGCCCCAACATTTGcacaaaatggcaaaaaaaaaattaaaagagccCCAGGTTTTGCTCACAGACTGCTTCCAGGCCTCACCCTGAGGACACTGCGAGCCAGCCTCGCTTCactgaagagccagctcattcgTGTCTCCTCAAACGCGCTCCCGCCGCCTCCTCTCCTGGACTCTGTCCACACTCGGGGACCTCCCAGTCCCAGCTCCACACACCAGCAGGCTcccgccctcctcccccaggcctgGCACACGGGGGTCTGCCTGCTGAGGCGGGTGGTGTTACCCGGAAACGCAGGCAAACACACAGTGAAGCAAAAGGGCGTCAGGCTTCCAACCTATTTTCACTAAAAACTAGCAACTGGCAAAGGCAGAGAAGGAACGGCAGCACCTGGGAACCCAGATGAAGGCTAAACAGGAAGCCTTCCTATTTCTCCTGTTGGTTTTCTGTAGACTCAAAATTGCTTCCTGTTAAGAGGTCACCAAGATAACTTACTACTCAGGTTCCTATACCTTCAGACTAAAGCACAAGTGTGGTGGATGCTCCTGAGACGCAGCCGCTGGCCCCGTGGTCTCCACCCCGCCTGGTGCAGCCTGTGGGCGCCGTGACAACCCCGCCCCTAGAAAGCCGGCCATGCCCGAGCTCCGTGTGACTATGGGGTGTCCCAGAGCGACCACCACAGACATGCCCACTCCCCAGGGACCAGACTGACAGATCTGTGAACACAACCACAGCGCCTCAAAACCATGGCAGGGGCCCCATCGCCGCACCCCGGCCAGGACACCAGGCTCCGCACGTGGCCGGGACACTCAGGCAGATGGGGGCGAGGCTGCTCTGCCCATCGAGGTCCCCAGGCACCGGGGACCACTGGGCACGGGCATCCTCACCTGGACCAGCGAGGTTATCTGTGGAAGTGTGCTCAGGGTGCAGTGGAGGCTGGAGCCCCCAACCTCACCAGGCCCTCTCCCCTCGAGCTCTGAGCAGCATCACGTGCAATGAAGGGCAGGCCATGGACGCTACCTGGAGCTGCTGCCACCGGGCACCGTGGGCGTCACTCACCCTCGCCTCCCACGAGGACGAAGAGCAAAATCACCTGTCACTCATCAGCTTGGAGGCAACCGAGGGCATCAGAGCCGGTGGGGAGCAGGCCCCTGGAGGTGCTGGTATCACCTCCTGAGACCCATGCGCAAGGCCTGGGCTTCCTGCGGCAACCAGGGGGTTCACCTCCCAAACGGAGACCCTTCCTCCTACGCTGACTCACCTCCCCGCTCCACTGAACAGCGAGGTCCCCACCTGAGCGCTCCGGCAGCTGAGCTGCGGAACCTACCTAAGCGCTGGGCGAGACCGGTGGACATGGTGTCAGACGTGTCCCCGAGGAGGGCGGTGGACAGGGGGATGGAGTCCTGCAAGGAAAAGAGAGAGCGGTACTGGTTCCTCTGCGAGGTCCAGCCCTCCTGGATCACCTGGGCCCCCCTTCCTGCCGCAGGCCAGCCTCCCCCTGCGGTGGGCCTGTGTCGCCCCAGT from Bos indicus isolate NIAB-ARS_2022 breed Sahiwal x Tharparkar chromosome 23, NIAB-ARS_B.indTharparkar_mat_pri_1.0, whole genome shotgun sequence carries:
- the PSMG4 gene encoding proteasome assembly chaperone 4, producing the protein MERPAAAGGGDVSLHNFSARLWEQLVHFHVMRLTDSLFLWVGATPHLRNLAVAMCTRYDSIPLSTALLGDTSDTMSTGLAQRLARKTSKQVFVSYNLPNTSSSFELLVESRIKEEMQAFPEKF